One Actinoplanes missouriensis 431 DNA segment encodes these proteins:
- a CDS encoding amidohydrolase family protein, whose translation MTGAAPEAAAAGEAGAGAEASGGCCGGASGGGCAAAALRSACSTAGDGTPVVRWLVADSIWWGGRLRKGVALRIAENGAIKPVPAELAPLAGTRRFPGTLLPALVDAHVHSALVDLTTVRAGGIGSVWDLGGVPTDVQDLAARARQPGSPLPRIRYAGPFLIAPGGYPSDRPWAPAGSWREITSPADAALAVAEAQSSGAGLIKVTAHAGGPMLPPETMRALVEAAHASGLEVVVHAEGAGTVAAALAAGADMLAHTPWSELLGDTLVRDCAARMRWISTLDIHGWGDPDPAREIAVVNLRRFIEYGGSVRYGTDLGNGPLPAGINVREIRALQEAGLDPNAVLSAMTENDSRELSWVPDGLTLEPEGFPDSLATARVLDDSVRPR comes from the coding sequence ATGACGGGCGCTGCTCCCGAGGCCGCTGCTGCTGGTGAGGCCGGCGCTGGTGCTGAGGCGTCCGGTGGGTGCTGCGGCGGGGCGTCCGGTGGTGGCTGTGCTGCCGCTGCTCTGCGCAGTGCCTGTTCCACGGCGGGTGACGGGACGCCGGTGGTGCGCTGGCTGGTGGCCGACTCGATCTGGTGGGGCGGCCGGCTGCGGAAGGGTGTCGCGCTGCGCATCGCCGAGAACGGAGCGATCAAGCCGGTGCCGGCCGAACTCGCGCCCCTGGCCGGAACGCGCCGCTTCCCCGGAACGCTCCTCCCCGCCCTGGTCGACGCGCACGTGCACTCGGCGCTTGTCGACCTCACCACGGTCCGTGCCGGTGGCATCGGGTCGGTCTGGGACCTGGGTGGCGTACCCACGGATGTGCAAGATCTCGCGGCACGGGCCCGGCAGCCGGGGTCCCCGCTGCCGCGGATTCGCTACGCCGGACCGTTTCTGATCGCTCCAGGCGGCTATCCGAGCGACCGCCCATGGGCCCCCGCCGGCAGCTGGCGGGAGATCACCTCACCGGCGGACGCGGCGCTCGCCGTTGCCGAAGCGCAGTCGTCCGGCGCCGGCCTGATCAAGGTGACCGCGCACGCCGGCGGCCCGATGCTGCCCCCGGAGACGATGCGGGCGCTGGTCGAGGCCGCGCACGCGTCCGGGCTCGAGGTCGTCGTACACGCCGAGGGCGCCGGAACGGTAGCCGCCGCCCTGGCCGCCGGAGCCGACATGCTGGCGCATACGCCCTGGTCAGAGCTACTCGGCGACACTCTCGTGCGCGATTGCGCCGCCCGCATGCGCTGGATCAGCACGCTCGACATCCACGGGTGGGGAGACCCCGACCCGGCGCGCGAGATCGCCGTCGTCAACCTGCGGCGCTTCATCGAGTACGGCGGGAGCGTCCGTTACGGCACCGACCTCGGCAACGGCCCGCTACCCGCAGGCATCAACGTCCGTGAGATCCGTGCCCTGCAGGAGGCGGGCTTGGACCCGAACGCCGTACTCTCCGCCATGACCGAAAATGACAGCAGGGAGCTGAGCTGGGTGCCGGACGGCCTCACCCTCGAGCCGGAGGGGTTCCCGGACTCGCTGGCAACAGCC